From Segatella copri, the proteins below share one genomic window:
- a CDS encoding glycosyl transferase family 90: MNIQKLKYKFHSGKNSKPWYYIKEYARLYTPACILIWRGQHLLDKAKKRKDYDYILNRVNYYNKLTEDNILLNKDLWDKEAVKVAEQPMTRQKVYYLDTLEYARCFDGNNKWNLLPGDITYVEDIPTIVKSRPIHGENQNSVLLKMDKVRHFIFVKDKLSFAEKKDQAIFRGKIACKDIRVQFVEKFFGNPRFDIGTIDLIKPEWKSDKISIYDHLKYKYVMALEGNDVASNLKWIMSSNSIAVMPKPYYETWFMEGTLKPDYHYIEVKPDFSDLEEKMDYYTAHPDEAQAIINHAHEYVEQFKDKQREDIISLMVLDKYFSLLKSKD, from the coding sequence ATGAATATTCAAAAATTGAAATATAAATTCCATAGCGGAAAAAACAGCAAACCCTGGTATTACATCAAGGAATACGCTCGTCTGTATACACCTGCCTGCATCTTGATATGGAGGGGGCAGCATTTACTTGACAAAGCCAAGAAACGCAAAGACTACGATTATATCCTGAACCGGGTAAACTACTACAACAAGCTTACAGAAGATAATATCCTTCTCAACAAAGATTTATGGGACAAAGAAGCTGTTAAAGTTGCAGAACAGCCGATGACCCGCCAGAAGGTATATTATCTGGATACTTTGGAATATGCCCGCTGTTTTGACGGCAATAACAAATGGAATCTCCTCCCTGGTGACATCACGTATGTGGAAGATATTCCTACCATTGTAAAAAGCCGCCCAATTCATGGAGAAAACCAGAACTCCGTATTGCTCAAGATGGACAAGGTACGCCATTTCATCTTCGTGAAGGACAAGCTTTCATTTGCAGAAAAGAAAGACCAGGCTATCTTCAGAGGAAAAATAGCCTGCAAGGACATCCGTGTGCAATTCGTAGAGAAGTTTTTCGGAAATCCTCGCTTCGATATCGGAACCATAGATCTGATTAAGCCAGAATGGAAGAGCGACAAGATTTCCATCTACGACCATCTGAAATACAAATACGTGATGGCGCTGGAGGGAAATGACGTGGCAAGCAATCTTAAATGGATTATGTCTTCCAATTCCATCGCCGTGATGCCTAAGCCATATTATGAAACTTGGTTTATGGAAGGAACTCTGAAGCCAGACTATCATTATATAGAAGTAAAGCCTGATTTCTCTGATCTTGAGGAAAAGATGGACTATTATACTGCTCATCCAGATGAAGCGCAAGCTATCATCAACCACGCTCATGAATATGTAGAGCAATTCAAGGATAAGCAACGTGAGGACATCATCTCGCTGATGGTTCTGGACAAGTATTTTTCTCTGTTAAAATCTAAGGATTAA
- a CDS encoding phage integrase SAM-like domain-containing protein, giving the protein MKIEKFKVLLYLKKSGMDKNGKAPIMGRITVNRTMAQFSCKLSCTPSLWNPRASRLEGKSKEAVETNKDIEQLLLSIQKAFDVLVEKRTDFEAKDVKEALQGSVKTQTTLLSFVDEHISELSTHEGIDMSKSSVWTYRKIRKNLAEFIGEKYRLTDLAFGQLTEPFISDFHHYLLDEKGFSSGTITIYVSLFKKMCRIAFERGLCKNLLFAHYRVGTPKVTTPKALSMSDFIKIRDAELPEDKPRLSVSRDLFLFACYAGTAFIDTVSITKANVKVLEDGDKWLIYNRKKTGTLARVKLLSEALELVAKYEDGARDTLFPLLSTNRVRIDLITICKLAETSKTYSYHSGRHSFASLITLEAGVPMETICKMLGHKDVKMTQRYARVTQKKLFEDMDKFIAATGKDFILAL; this is encoded by the coding sequence ATGAAAATCGAAAAATTCAAGGTGTTGCTCTACCTGAAAAAGAGCGGAATGGACAAGAATGGAAAAGCTCCCATCATGGGACGCATCACGGTGAACAGGACTATGGCGCAGTTCTCCTGCAAGTTGTCTTGCACTCCATCGCTTTGGAATCCTCGTGCCAGCCGATTGGAGGGCAAGAGCAAGGAAGCCGTGGAGACCAACAAGGACATCGAGCAGTTGTTGCTTTCCATCCAAAAGGCTTTCGATGTGCTTGTGGAAAAGAGAACGGACTTCGAGGCTAAGGATGTCAAGGAGGCTTTGCAGGGCAGCGTCAAGACACAGACCACCCTTCTCTCCTTCGTGGACGAGCATATCAGTGAACTCAGTACCCATGAGGGCATCGATATGTCGAAGAGCAGTGTCTGGACTTACAGAAAGATTCGCAAGAATCTCGCTGAGTTCATCGGGGAGAAGTATAGGTTGACTGATTTGGCTTTCGGACAGCTGACCGAGCCTTTCATCAGTGACTTTCACCATTACCTGCTTGACGAGAAAGGCTTTTCATCAGGAACCATCACCATCTATGTGTCGCTCTTCAAGAAGATGTGCCGCATCGCCTTTGAGCGAGGCTTGTGCAAGAACCTGCTGTTCGCCCATTATCGGGTTGGCACTCCAAAGGTTACGACACCCAAGGCTCTCAGCATGTCTGATTTCATAAAAATCCGTGATGCGGAACTGCCCGAAGACAAGCCGAGACTATCCGTTAGCCGTGACCTGTTTCTTTTCGCCTGCTATGCAGGAACAGCCTTCATAGACACCGTTTCCATCACGAAAGCCAATGTCAAGGTGTTGGAGGATGGTGACAAATGGCTCATCTATAACCGCAAGAAGACCGGAACACTTGCCAGGGTGAAACTCCTGTCCGAAGCGTTGGAGCTGGTGGCGAAATACGAGGACGGGGCAAGAGATACCCTTTTCCCATTGCTGAGCACGAATCGTGTTCGTATCGATCTCATCACCATCTGCAAGTTGGCGGAAACGAGCAAGACCTATTCCTACCATTCGGGACGACACTCGTTCGCCAGCCTCATTACGCTGGAGGCTGGTGTGCCGATGGAGACCATCTGCAAGATGCTCGGTCACAAGGATGTGAAGATGACGCAGCGGTATGCGAGAGTAACCCAGAAGAAGCTGTTTGAGGACATGGACAAGTTCATCGCTGCAACCGGGAAGGACTTTATTCTCGCATTATGA
- a CDS encoding site-specific integrase — MSRSTFSILPYINRQKVKADGTANILCRITVDGKSAAISTGISCTPQEWNAKKGEVRNARDNGRLASFLAEVKDKYNSLLTTNGIITVEMLKAVLKDKDTTGRFLLNFGDTIVEWYRTSKARQTFLHKRTWQKNLRAFVHSLDKDDIAFEDIDENFGEEYKLFLKRDQGRIDSYVNHCLLWLNMLMYKAVDRSIVRFNPIAKIGYEKKAAPKMTHISKADFIKMLSTPMADERTELARRCFIFASLTSLSYIDVKKLYPHHISENSEGRKFIRKEREKTGVEFFVPLHPIAEKILSLYNTTDDSKPVFPLGEKKDIYLDVHTLGMVLGISNKLGFHASRHTFGVLMLNEEIPIGSIAKMMGHADITSTQVYAQVTEQKISNDMDKLIAKRERNRLSNEKTIGK, encoded by the coding sequence ATGAGCAGAAGTACATTTTCAATTTTGCCTTACATCAACAGACAGAAGGTGAAGGCAGACGGAACAGCCAACATACTTTGCCGCATCACCGTTGACGGCAAAAGCGCAGCCATTTCCACAGGCATATCCTGTACCCCACAGGAGTGGAACGCCAAGAAGGGAGAGGTACGGAACGCAAGGGACAACGGACGATTGGCAAGTTTCCTTGCTGAGGTCAAGGATAAATACAACTCACTTCTTACCACCAATGGCATCATCACCGTGGAAATGCTGAAGGCTGTGTTGAAGGACAAGGACACGACAGGAAGGTTCTTGCTGAACTTTGGTGATACCATCGTGGAATGGTATCGAACCTCAAAAGCCAGACAAACCTTTCTGCACAAGCGGACATGGCAGAAGAACCTGAGAGCCTTTGTCCATTCGTTGGATAAGGACGACATCGCCTTTGAGGACATAGACGAGAATTTCGGGGAGGAATACAAGCTATTCCTGAAACGAGACCAGGGACGCATCGACAGCTACGTGAACCATTGCCTTCTATGGCTGAACATGTTGATGTACAAGGCAGTGGACAGGAGCATTGTCCGCTTCAATCCCATAGCCAAGATAGGGTATGAGAAGAAGGCAGCCCCGAAGATGACCCATATCAGCAAGGCAGACTTCATCAAGATGCTCTCTACCCCGATGGCTGACGAGCGAACGGAGCTTGCACGCAGATGTTTCATTTTTGCCTCGCTCACCTCCTTATCCTATATAGATGTAAAGAAACTGTACCCTCACCATATCAGTGAGAACTCTGAGGGTAGGAAGTTCATCCGCAAGGAAAGAGAGAAGACAGGCGTGGAGTTCTTCGTGCCACTCCATCCGATAGCCGAGAAGATTCTTTCGCTCTACAATACCACGGACGACAGCAAGCCTGTTTTTCCACTGGGTGAGAAGAAAGACATCTATCTTGATGTGCATACCCTTGGAATGGTGCTTGGCATAAGTAATAAGTTGGGATTCCACGCCAGCCGCCATACATTCGGAGTCTTGATGCTCAACGAGGAAATTCCCATCGGCAGCATAGCCAAGATGATGGGACACGCAGACATTACAAGCACACAGGTCTATGCGCAGGTGACGGAGCAGAAGATTTCAAATGACATGGATAAGCTTATTGCCAAGCGAGAAAGGAACAGATTGTCGAACGAAAAAACTATTGGAAAATGA
- a CDS encoding helix-turn-helix domain-containing protein: protein MSNEVMTRNSEWMNHIVNHLNRMVDNFERAVMNYRPMLDGERFMTDKELCARLQLSRRTLQDYRNNGVIPYIQLGGKILYRESDIQKILMANYREAYRMKGL from the coding sequence ATGAGCAATGAAGTAATGACAAGAAACAGCGAGTGGATGAACCACATCGTGAACCACCTCAACCGAATGGTTGACAATTTTGAACGTGCCGTGATGAACTACCGTCCCATGCTTGATGGTGAGCGCTTCATGACGGACAAGGAGCTTTGTGCCAGGCTGCAACTGAGCCGAAGAACCCTGCAGGACTACCGAAACAACGGTGTCATCCCGTATATCCAGCTTGGCGGAAAGATACTCTACCGCGAGTCCGACATTCAGAAGATTCTGATGGCTAACTATCGTGAGGCGTACAGAATGAAGGGCTTGTAG
- a CDS encoding helix-turn-helix domain-containing protein, which yields MGFIVFEEEAFNYLDAQLENFVKRMDRIRERSEDKTMNKWLDTQDVCQTLNICPRTVQTLRDNGTLAYTQISHKTYYKPEDVMAIVAVVEDKKKDMRFRKRTG from the coding sequence ATGGGATTCATCGTATTCGAGGAAGAGGCATTCAACTATCTTGATGCCCAGTTGGAGAACTTCGTGAAGCGCATGGACAGAATCCGTGAGCGCAGTGAGGACAAGACCATGAACAAGTGGCTCGACACGCAGGACGTGTGTCAGACGCTCAACATCTGCCCACGGACAGTGCAGACGCTTCGGGACAACGGAACTTTGGCTTATACGCAAATCAGCCACAAGACCTACTACAAGCCGGAGGACGTGATGGCTATCGTAGCAGTAGTGGAGGACAAGAAAAAGGACATGCGCTTTCGCAAGCGCACAGGTTAG
- a CDS encoding DUF3408 domain-containing protein — translation MARTKETKMFPEQQEKMTQEVMASLQPSTYGKDYAQKHSSFFEEVENSDLEVVTENVAATTSNMEDELTNEVQSPPNPQKRISGKQRKATLEEYQQTFLQVPRIDDRKPVFVSSDVRDRLDRVVRILGGRRMSVSGIIENIVRHHLSLYEEDFEAWRKL, via the coding sequence ATGGCAAGAACAAAAGAAACGAAAATGTTTCCTGAACAGCAGGAGAAAATGACACAGGAGGTGATGGCTTCGCTTCAACCATCCACTTATGGTAAAGACTATGCCCAAAAACATAGCTCTTTCTTTGAAGAGGTGGAGAACTCCGATTTAGAAGTTGTGACAGAGAATGTGGCTGCAACAACCTCCAACATGGAGGACGAGCTGACGAACGAGGTTCAATCGCCACCGAATCCGCAGAAGCGCATCAGTGGCAAGCAGCGCAAGGCGACATTGGAGGAGTATCAGCAGACCTTCCTCCAAGTTCCAAGGATTGACGACCGCAAGCCAGTCTTTGTCAGTTCCGATGTGCGAGACCGTCTTGATCGTGTCGTCCGCATCCTCGGAGGGAGACGCATGAGCGTATCGGGCATCATCGAGAACATCGTGCGCCACCACCTAAGCCTTTATGAAGAGGACTTCGAGGCTTGGCGCAAATTGTGA
- a CDS encoding plasmid mobilization protein: MTNVQEQDKRKGGRPPTGRVRKLSKSVTVKFSKPSYEALRLRARKANRKLAEYIRESALNGEVVSGHSAETVAIAKHLIGMANNLNQLTKLSHQRGFHETHVYVVDLLRRLKTVLVEYRQGNSKPNQSGKNRREDTP, from the coding sequence ATGACAAACGTACAGGAACAAGACAAGAGAAAGGGCGGAAGACCGCCCACAGGCAGGGTTCGCAAGCTGTCGAAGTCTGTCACGGTGAAGTTCTCGAAGCCAAGCTACGAGGCATTGAGACTGAGGGCGAGAAAAGCCAACCGCAAGTTGGCGGAGTACATCCGTGAGTCCGCCTTGAACGGCGAGGTGGTTAGCGGACACAGCGCAGAGACGGTAGCCATCGCCAAGCACCTCATTGGCATGGCGAACAACCTCAACCAACTTACCAAGCTGTCGCATCAGAGAGGTTTCCACGAAACCCATGTGTATGTGGTGGACTTGTTGAGGAGATTGAAAACTGTCCTTGTTGAGTATCGGCAAGGAAATTCCAAACCGAATCAAAGCGGAAAGAACAGAAGGGAGGATACACCATGA
- a CDS encoding relaxase/mobilization nuclease domain-containing protein, with translation MIGKLKKGTSFGGCIRYVTGKDEAKILASDGVLLGTNTEMAQSFELQRQLNPRIKKPVGHIALSFKPEDKPRLTDEFMAKIAIEYMQMMGITDTQFIIVRHHNTDNPHCHIVYNRINNDGKLISDRNDYRRNEQVTKALKSKYGFTYGTDKSNTNTRKLRNAERAKYEIHNAVKDALKMADSWEKLRSEFAKRGVHLEFVYKDKEQAKIQGIRFSKDGYSFKGTQISREYSFVKLDARLGTEYNRVSPRSESMQGGQLSCHQVEQTQPTAEHTQDPWSGISSIGLFAPSNAQTYELFPEDESAKKKKRKRRKGFSL, from the coding sequence ATGATAGGCAAGCTAAAGAAAGGCACATCTTTTGGTGGCTGCATCCGCTATGTGACAGGCAAGGACGAGGCGAAGATCCTTGCCTCTGATGGTGTGTTACTCGGCACGAATACCGAAATGGCGCAAAGCTTTGAGCTACAAAGGCAACTAAATCCAAGGATTAAGAAGCCGGTGGGACATATAGCTTTGAGCTTCAAGCCCGAGGACAAGCCACGCTTGACGGATGAGTTCATGGCTAAGATAGCCATTGAATACATGCAGATGATGGGCATCACCGATACCCAATTCATCATCGTAAGGCATCACAATACTGACAATCCACATTGCCATATAGTATATAACCGCATCAATAACGATGGCAAGCTCATATCAGACAGGAATGATTACAGGCGTAATGAGCAAGTGACCAAGGCTCTTAAATCCAAGTATGGATTTACTTACGGAACGGACAAGAGCAATACTAATACTCGTAAATTACGCAATGCCGAGCGAGCCAAATATGAGATTCACAATGCTGTTAAGGACGCATTGAAAATGGCAGATAGTTGGGAAAAGCTCAGAAGCGAATTTGCAAAACGAGGTGTTCACTTGGAGTTTGTCTATAAGGACAAGGAGCAAGCCAAGATTCAAGGCATCCGTTTTAGCAAGGATGGATATAGTTTTAAGGGTACGCAGATTAGCCGAGAATACAGCTTTGTCAAGTTGGATGCAAGACTTGGCACTGAGTATAATCGTGTATCGCCAAGATCCGAATCTATGCAGGGAGGACAACTAAGTTGTCACCAAGTAGAACAGACTCAACCAACGGCAGAACATACCCAAGACCCTTGGAGTGGTATTTCTTCCATCGGCTTGTTCGCTCCGTCTAATGCCCAAACTTATGAGCTATTCCCAGAGGATGAATCCGCCAAGAAGAAAAAGAGAAAACGCAGAAAGGGCTTCAGCCTTTGA
- a CDS encoding copper resistance protein NlpE: MDSIAGTYCGVLPPNVETTLILNADGTYLLIQTFKGKQHEQEKLRGSFHMLDGNILMLAHPSSGDNIFYKVRDANHIILIDSFGNEPKKENRDNYALIKK; this comes from the coding sequence TTGGATTCTATTGCGGGAACTTATTGCGGTGTATTACCGCCGAATGTGGAAACAACACTCATATTAAATGCTGATGGTACCTACTTATTGATACAGACATTCAAAGGAAAGCAGCACGAGCAGGAAAAGTTAAGAGGTTCTTTCCATATGCTTGACGGTAACATATTGATGCTTGCACATCCTTCGAGTGGCGACAATATATTCTATAAGGTGAGGGATGCCAACCATATTATTCTGATAGATTCGTTTGGTAACGAACCTAAAAAAGAAAATCGGGATAACTATGCCCTAATAAAGAAATGA